A region of Chlamydia crocodili DNA encodes the following proteins:
- the rpoC gene encoding DNA-directed RNA polymerase subunit beta' has translation MFGEGSRDNVTLSKEGLFDKLEIGIASDITIRDKWSCGEIKKPETINYRTFKPEKGGLFCEKIFGPTKDWECCCGKYKKIKHKGIVCDRCGVEVTLSKVRRERMAHIELAVPIVHIWFFKTTPSRIGNVLGMTASDLERIIYYEEYVVIDPGKTDLNKKQLLNDGQYREVIEKWGKDAFVAKMGGEAIYDLLKSEDLQSLLKELKDRLRKTKSQQARMKLAKRLKIIEGFVSSSNHPEWMVLKSVPVVPPDLRPLVPLDGGRFATSDLNDLYRRVINRNNRLKAILRLKTPEVIVRNEKRMLQEAVDALFDNGRHGHPVMGAGNRPLKSLSEMLKGKNGRFRQNLLGKRVDYSGRSVIIVGPELKFNQCGLPKEMALELFEPFIIKRLKDQGSVYTIRSAKKMIQRGAPEVWDVLEEIIKGHPVLLNRAPTLHRLGIQAFEPVLIEGKAIRVHPLVCAAFNADFDGDQMAVHVPLSIEAQLEAKVLMMAPDNIFLPSSGKPVATPSKDMTLGIYYLMADPTYFPEDQGGKIKIFRDVTEVLRALYTGGFLDERIGNRCDETGRGIHIHEKIKVRIDGQIIETTPGRVLFNRIVPKELGFQNYSMPSKRISELILQCYKKVGLEATVRFLDDLKDLGFIQATKAAISMGLKDVRIPEIKSEILKEAYDKVAIVKKQYDDGIITDGERHSKTISIWTEVSELLSDALYVEISKQAKSKHNPLFLMIDSGARGNKSQLKQLGALRGLMAKPNGAIIESPITSNFREGLTVLEYSISSHGARKGLADTALKTADSGYLTRRLVDVAQDVIITEKDCGTLNHIEISAIRQGSEELLPLKDRIYGRTVSEDIYQPGDKSKLLAKNGDVVTSAQAELIDDAGIESIKIRSTLTCESRRGVCAKCYGLNLANGRLIGLGEAVGIIAAQSIGEPGTQLTMRTFHLGGIAATSSTPEIVTDSDGILVYMDLRVVVGQDGNHLVLNKKGAIHVVRDEGRNLEEYKKLLSTKSIESLETYPVELGVKILVGDGEKVSSGQRIAEVELHNIPIICDKPGFVKYEDLVEGISTEKVVNKNTGLVELIVKQHRGELHPQIAIYSDSGLTELVGTYAIPSGAIISVEENQKVDPGMLLARLPRGAIKTKDITGGLPRVAELVEARKPEDAADIAKIDGVVDFKGIQKNKRILVVRDEVTGMEEEHLIPLTKHLIVQRGDNVMKGQQLTDGLVVPHEILEICGVRELQKYLVNEVQEVYRLQGVDINDKHIEIIVRQMLQKVRITDPGDTTLLFGEEVNKKEFYEENRRTEEDGGKPAQAVPVLLGITKASLGTESFISAASFQDTTRVLTDAACSSKTDYLLGFKENVIMGHMIPGGTGFDTHKRIKQYLEKEQEDLVFDFVSESECAC, from the coding sequence ATGTTCGGAGAAGGTTCTCGAGACAATGTCACTCTATCTAAAGAGGGGCTATTTGATAAATTAGAAATTGGAATTGCCTCAGATATTACTATTCGGGATAAGTGGTCTTGTGGGGAAATTAAGAAACCTGAAACAATCAATTACCGTACGTTTAAACCTGAAAAGGGTGGACTATTTTGTGAAAAGATTTTCGGTCCTACAAAGGATTGGGAATGTTGTTGTGGTAAATATAAGAAAATAAAACACAAAGGGATTGTTTGCGATCGCTGTGGAGTAGAGGTAACTCTTTCTAAAGTGCGTCGTGAACGTATGGCTCATATAGAGCTAGCAGTACCTATTGTGCATATATGGTTTTTCAAGACTACACCTTCAAGAATAGGTAATGTTTTAGGAATGACTGCATCTGATCTTGAAAGGATTATTTATTATGAAGAATACGTAGTTATAGATCCAGGTAAGACAGATTTAAATAAGAAACAGCTTTTAAATGACGGTCAATATAGAGAAGTCATTGAGAAGTGGGGTAAAGATGCTTTTGTAGCTAAAATGGGTGGAGAAGCTATCTATGATTTACTAAAATCAGAAGATCTTCAAAGTTTATTAAAAGAGCTTAAGGATCGTTTACGAAAAACAAAATCTCAGCAAGCTAGAATGAAACTTGCTAAACGGTTGAAGATTATTGAAGGTTTTGTTTCCTCTTCTAACCATCCTGAATGGATGGTTTTAAAAAGCGTTCCTGTTGTTCCACCCGATCTTCGTCCACTAGTTCCATTAGATGGTGGAAGGTTTGCTACTTCTGATTTAAACGATTTATATCGTCGTGTAATCAATCGTAACAATCGTCTGAAGGCTATTTTAAGATTAAAAACTCCTGAAGTGATTGTTCGTAATGAAAAACGTATGTTACAGGAAGCTGTGGATGCCTTATTTGATAACGGTCGTCACGGACATCCTGTAATGGGAGCTGGAAATCGTCCTTTAAAATCTCTTTCTGAAATGTTGAAAGGGAAAAATGGACGCTTCCGACAAAACCTCTTAGGTAAGAGAGTCGATTACTCTGGACGTTCTGTTATTATCGTTGGTCCTGAATTGAAATTTAATCAATGCGGTCTGCCTAAAGAAATGGCTCTCGAGTTATTCGAGCCGTTTATCATTAAAAGACTCAAAGATCAAGGTAGTGTCTACACTATTCGTTCTGCTAAGAAAATGATTCAACGCGGAGCTCCTGAGGTTTGGGATGTTTTAGAAGAAATTATTAAAGGCCATCCTGTATTACTTAACCGAGCTCCTACGCTTCACCGTTTAGGAATACAAGCTTTTGAACCTGTATTGATCGAAGGTAAAGCAATTCGTGTTCATCCGTTAGTATGTGCAGCTTTCAATGCTGACTTTGACGGAGACCAAATGGCTGTTCACGTACCATTATCTATCGAAGCACAGCTAGAAGCTAAGGTTTTGATGATGGCTCCTGATAACATCTTCTTACCGTCTTCAGGAAAACCTGTCGCAACACCCTCTAAAGATATGACATTAGGTATTTACTATCTAATGGCTGATCCTACATATTTCCCAGAAGATCAAGGAGGAAAAATTAAGATCTTTAGAGATGTTACTGAAGTATTGCGAGCATTGTATACAGGTGGATTCCTCGATGAACGTATAGGCAATCGTTGTGACGAAACTGGACGTGGTATCCATATTCATGAAAAGATCAAAGTGCGTATCGATGGTCAAATTATTGAAACCACTCCTGGCAGAGTTCTGTTTAATAGAATTGTTCCTAAAGAATTAGGATTTCAAAATTACAGTATGCCAAGTAAGCGTATCAGTGAATTGATTTTACAATGTTATAAGAAAGTCGGTCTTGAAGCTACTGTACGTTTTTTAGATGACCTTAAAGATTTAGGATTTATCCAAGCGACGAAAGCGGCGATTTCTATGGGATTGAAGGATGTTAGAATTCCTGAGATTAAGAGTGAGATTCTTAAAGAAGCTTACGATAAAGTTGCAATTGTTAAGAAACAATACGATGATGGTATTATTACGGATGGAGAACGACACTCCAAAACTATTAGTATTTGGACGGAAGTTTCCGAGTTGTTGTCAGATGCTCTCTATGTTGAGATCAGTAAACAAGCAAAGAGCAAGCATAATCCTTTATTCTTGATGATTGATTCCGGAGCTCGAGGTAATAAGTCTCAGCTAAAACAGTTAGGAGCCTTGCGTGGTTTGATGGCGAAGCCAAATGGAGCGATTATTGAATCGCCTATTACTTCGAATTTCCGCGAAGGATTAACAGTTCTTGAATACTCGATTTCCTCTCACGGTGCTAGAAAAGGTTTAGCCGATACGGCTTTAAAAACAGCGGATTCTGGATATTTAACTCGAAGACTTGTTGATGTGGCTCAAGACGTGATTATTACAGAGAAAGACTGTGGAACGTTGAATCATATTGAAATTTCTGCGATTCGCCAAGGTTCTGAAGAGCTTTTGCCCTTGAAAGATCGTATCTATGGCCGTACAGTATCAGAAGATATTTATCAGCCAGGAGATAAGAGCAAGCTTCTTGCTAAGAACGGAGACGTTGTTACTTCTGCTCAGGCAGAGCTTATCGACGATGCTGGTATTGAAAGCATTAAAATTCGTTCCACACTTACTTGTGAGAGTCGCCGTGGTGTTTGTGCTAAATGCTATGGATTAAATCTCGCTAATGGTCGTCTTATTGGTTTAGGCGAAGCTGTAGGTATTATTGCAGCCCAGTCTATTGGGGAACCAGGAACACAGTTAACAATGAGAACCTTCCACCTTGGAGGTATTGCTGCGACATCCTCAACTCCAGAGATTGTTACAGATAGCGACGGTATTTTGGTGTATATGGATCTACGTGTAGTTGTAGGTCAAGATGGAAACCATCTTGTATTGAACAAGAAGGGAGCTATTCATGTTGTTCGTGACGAGGGACGTAATCTAGAAGAGTATAAGAAACTTCTAAGCACCAAATCTATAGAAAGTTTAGAGACGTATCCTGTAGAGCTTGGTGTAAAGATTTTAGTTGGCGATGGGGAAAAAGTATCCTCTGGTCAAAGAATTGCTGAAGTTGAACTACACAACATTCCAATTATCTGCGATAAGCCTGGTTTTGTAAAATATGAAGACCTAGTAGAAGGTATTTCTACTGAGAAAGTGGTCAATAAAAATACGGGATTAGTCGAGCTTATTGTTAAACAGCATCGTGGGGAATTACATCCTCAAATTGCTATTTACTCTGATTCTGGTTTAACAGAATTGGTCGGAACATATGCGATTCCTTCTGGAGCTATTATTTCTGTGGAAGAGAATCAAAAAGTTGATCCAGGTATGTTGTTAGCGAGATTGCCTCGTGGAGCAATTAAGACTAAGGATATTACCGGTGGTTTACCACGAGTTGCTGAATTGGTGGAAGCTAGAAAGCCTGAAGATGCTGCGGATATTGCTAAGATTGATGGTGTTGTAGACTTTAAAGGAATTCAGAAAAATAAACGTATTCTTGTTGTTCGCGATGAAGTCACAGGAATGGAAGAAGAACATCTCATTCCGTTGACCAAACACTTGATTGTTCAGCGTGGAGATAACGTGATGAAAGGGCAGCAGCTCACAGATGGTTTAGTTGTCCCTCATGAAATCTTGGAAATCTGCGGTGTTCGTGAATTACAGAAATATTTAGTGAACGAAGTTCAAGAAGTTTATCGTCTACAAGGTGTGGACATTAATGATAAACATATTGAAATTATTGTTCGTCAGATGTTGCAGAAAGTTCGCATCACTGATCCAGGTGATACAACTTTACTCTTTGGTGAAGAAGTTAATAAAAAAGAGTTTTATGAAGAAAATAGACGGACAGAAGAGGATGGTGGTAAACCAGCTCAAGCTGTTCCTGTATTGTTAGGAATTACCAAAGCTTCGTTAGGTACAGAGTCCTTCATTTCAGCAGCATCTTTCCAAGATACCACTCGAGTATTAACTGATGCGGCTTGTAGTAGTAAAACTGACTATCTCTTAGGATTCAAAGAAAATGTTATTATGGGACATATGATTCCTGGAGGTACTGGATTTGATACGCATAAGCGGATCAAGCAATACTTAGAAAAAGAACAAGAGGATCTTGTTTTTGACTTTGTAAGCGAATCTGAATGCGCTTGTTAG
- the rpoB gene encoding DNA-directed RNA polymerase subunit beta, giving the protein MFKCPERVSVKKKEDILDLPNLIEIQIKSYKQFLQIGKLAEERDNVGLEEVFREIFPIKSYNEATILEYLSYNLGVPKYSPDECIRRGITYSVTLKVRFRLTDETGIKEEEVYMGTIPIMTDKGTFIINGAERVVVSQVHRSPGINFEQEKHSKGNILFSFRIIPYRGSWLEAIFDINDLIYIHIDRKKRRRKILAMTFIRALGYSSDADIIEEFFKIEERSLKSEKDFTLLVGKILADNVLDEASSLVYGKAGEKLSTAMLKRMLDADISTLKIAVEADENHPIIKMLAKDPTDSYEAALKDFYRRLRPGEPATLANARSTIMRLFFDSKRYNLGRVGRYKLNRKLGFPMDDESLSQVTLRKEDVIGALKYLIRLKMGDEKASIDDIDHLANRRVRSVGELIQNQCRSGLARMEKIVRERMNLFDFSSDTLIPGKIISAKGLASVLKDFFGRSQLSQFMDQTNPVAELTHKRRLSALGPGGLNRERAGFEVRDVHASHYGRICPIETPEGPNIGLITSLSSFAKINEFGFIETPYRIVRDGVVTDEIEYMTADVEEECVIAQASATLDEYNMFVDPVCWARCRGEAFEADTSTVTHMDVSPKQLVSIVTGLIPFLEHDDANRALMGSNMQRQAVPLLKTEAPIVGTGLESRAAKDSGAIVVAEEDGIVDYVDGYKIVIAAKHNPTLKRTYDLKKFLRSNSGTCINQRPLCSVGDVVVKGDVIADGPATDQGELALGKNILVAFMPWYGYNFEDAIIISEKLIKQDAYTSIYIEEFELTARDTKLGKEEITRDIPNVSEEVLANLGEDGIIRIGAEVKPGDILVGKITPKSETELAPEERLLRAIFGEKAADVKDASLTVPPGTEGVVMDVKVFSRKDRLSKSDDELVEEAVHLKDLQKGYKNQISVLKTEYREKLGALLLNEKAPASIIHRRTADILVQEGTVFDQETIELLEQETLVDLLMPPCEMYDVLKGLLSDYETSLQRLEVNYKTEVEHIREGDADLDHGVIRQVKVYVASKRKLQVGDKMAGRHGNKGVVSKIVPEADMPYLANGETVQMILNPLGVPSRMNLGQVLETHLGYAAKTAGIHVKTPVFEGFPESRIWDMMIEQGLPADGKSYLYDGKTGERFDNTVVIGYIYMLKLSHLIADKIHARSIGPYSLVTQQPLGGKAQMGGQRFGEMEVWALEAYGVAHMLQEILTVKSDDVSGRTRIYESIVKGENLLKSGTPESFNVLIKEMQGLGLDVRPMVVDA; this is encoded by the coding sequence ATGTTCAAATGCCCGGAGCGGGTTAGCGTCAAAAAAAAGGAAGATATCTTAGATCTTCCAAATCTTATTGAAATTCAAATTAAGTCCTACAAGCAATTTCTTCAGATTGGGAAGCTTGCAGAAGAGCGCGATAATGTCGGCCTGGAAGAAGTTTTCAGAGAGATTTTTCCAATTAAATCTTATAATGAAGCTACTATCTTAGAGTATCTGTCTTATAACTTAGGTGTGCCGAAGTACTCCCCTGATGAGTGTATTCGTAGAGGAATCACCTATAGCGTAACTCTAAAAGTTCGTTTTCGTTTGACTGATGAAACAGGAATCAAAGAAGAAGAAGTCTATATGGGAACTATACCCATCATGACAGATAAAGGTACCTTTATTATTAACGGTGCTGAAAGAGTCGTTGTTTCTCAGGTACACAGATCTCCGGGAATTAACTTTGAACAGGAAAAGCATTCTAAAGGGAATATTTTATTTTCTTTTAGAATTATTCCTTATCGAGGTAGTTGGTTAGAAGCTATTTTTGATATCAACGATTTAATTTATATTCACATTGATAGAAAAAAACGTCGTCGCAAGATTTTAGCTATGACATTTATTCGTGCTTTGGGGTATTCATCTGATGCTGATATTATTGAAGAGTTTTTCAAAATAGAGGAACGTTCTTTAAAGAGTGAAAAAGATTTTACTCTTTTAGTTGGTAAGATTTTAGCTGATAATGTTCTTGATGAGGCCTCCTCCTTAGTTTACGGAAAAGCTGGTGAAAAACTTAGTACGGCAATGTTAAAACGCATGCTGGATGCTGATATTTCAACTTTAAAAATAGCTGTAGAGGCAGATGAGAATCACCCTATCATCAAAATGTTGGCAAAAGATCCGACAGACTCTTATGAAGCTGCTTTAAAAGATTTTTATCGAAGATTGCGTCCAGGTGAACCTGCAACATTAGCGAATGCCAGATCGACAATTATGCGTTTATTCTTCGATTCTAAGCGCTATAACTTAGGAAGAGTAGGTCGTTATAAGTTGAATAGAAAGCTCGGATTCCCAATGGACGATGAGTCTCTATCACAAGTTACCCTGAGAAAAGAAGATGTTATTGGTGCTTTGAAGTATCTTATCCGTTTAAAAATGGGTGATGAAAAAGCTTCCATCGATGATATTGACCATTTAGCGAATCGCCGTGTACGTTCTGTCGGGGAATTAATTCAAAACCAATGTCGTTCGGGCTTGGCTAGAATGGAAAAAATTGTTCGCGAGAGGATGAATTTATTTGATTTTTCTTCCGACACATTAATTCCTGGAAAGATCATCTCAGCCAAAGGTCTTGCAAGTGTTTTAAAAGACTTTTTTGGTCGTTCTCAACTTTCTCAATTTATGGATCAAACTAATCCTGTGGCGGAATTGACGCATAAGCGTCGTTTATCAGCTTTGGGTCCTGGAGGTTTAAATAGGGAAAGAGCTGGATTTGAAGTTCGTGACGTGCATGCGAGCCACTATGGACGTATTTGTCCAATTGAGACTCCAGAAGGACCGAATATTGGTTTGATTACTTCGCTCTCTTCTTTTGCAAAAATTAATGAATTTGGATTTATTGAGACCCCATACCGCATTGTTAGAGATGGTGTTGTTACTGATGAAATCGAATACATGACCGCTGATGTTGAAGAAGAATGTGTGATCGCGCAGGCTTCAGCAACTTTAGATGAATATAATATGTTTGTGGATCCTGTATGTTGGGCAAGGTGCCGCGGAGAGGCTTTTGAAGCTGATACCAGTACCGTTACCCATATGGACGTTTCCCCAAAACAATTGGTATCTATTGTTACAGGTTTGATCCCATTTTTAGAACATGATGACGCTAACCGTGCTCTCATGGGATCAAATATGCAACGTCAAGCTGTGCCTTTGTTAAAAACAGAAGCTCCTATTGTTGGAACGGGATTGGAATCTCGTGCTGCTAAAGATTCTGGAGCTATTGTTGTCGCTGAAGAAGATGGAATTGTTGACTATGTTGACGGTTATAAGATAGTTATTGCTGCGAAACACAATCCAACATTGAAACGTACTTATGATCTTAAAAAGTTCCTAAGATCGAATTCAGGTACATGCATCAATCAACGACCTTTATGTAGTGTTGGAGATGTGGTAGTTAAAGGTGATGTTATCGCTGACGGTCCTGCTACAGATCAAGGAGAACTTGCTTTAGGAAAGAATATCTTGGTAGCCTTCATGCCATGGTATGGATACAATTTTGAAGATGCGATTATTATTTCTGAAAAGCTTATTAAGCAAGATGCCTATACTTCGATTTATATTGAAGAATTCGAACTAACAGCTAGAGATACAAAATTAGGAAAAGAAGAGATTACTCGTGATATTCCTAATGTTTCCGAAGAAGTTTTAGCAAATTTAGGTGAAGACGGAATTATTCGGATTGGAGCTGAAGTAAAACCAGGCGATATTCTTGTTGGTAAAATCACTCCAAAATCAGAAACAGAACTCGCTCCTGAAGAACGTTTATTACGAGCCATTTTTGGTGAGAAAGCTGCTGATGTTAAAGATGCTTCTTTGACGGTGCCTCCAGGAACAGAAGGAGTCGTCATGGATGTTAAGGTCTTCAGTAGAAAAGATAGACTTTCTAAAAGTGATGATGAACTTGTGGAAGAAGCTGTTCATTTAAAAGACCTACAGAAGGGTTATAAGAATCAAATTTCAGTATTGAAGACTGAATATCGTGAGAAACTCGGAGCGTTATTACTTAATGAAAAAGCTCCAGCTTCTATTATTCATCGCCGTACAGCAGATATCTTGGTTCAAGAAGGTACGGTATTTGACCAAGAGACTATAGAGCTTCTTGAACAAGAGACTTTAGTTGATCTTCTTATGCCTCCTTGTGAAATGTATGATGTCTTAAAAGGTCTACTTTCTGATTATGAGACTTCCTTACAACGTCTGGAAGTCAATTATAAAACAGAAGTTGAGCATATCCGTGAGGGAGATGCTGATCTTGATCACGGCGTCATTCGGCAGGTTAAAGTTTATGTAGCTTCAAAAAGAAAACTCCAAGTTGGAGATAAAATGGCTGGACGTCATGGAAACAAAGGAGTTGTTTCTAAGATTGTTCCTGAGGCTGATATGCCATATTTAGCTAATGGCGAAACTGTACAGATGATCTTAAATCCTCTTGGGGTGCCTTCGAGGATGAACTTAGGCCAGGTATTGGAAACACATCTTGGTTATGCTGCAAAAACTGCTGGCATTCATGTAAAAACTCCAGTGTTTGAAGGATTCCCAGAGTCTCGTATTTGGGACATGATGATCGAGCAAGGATTGCCTGCAGACGGTAAGTCTTACTTATATGATGGAAAGACGGGAGAGAGATTCGATAATACTGTAGTTATTGGCTACATCTATATGTTGAAACTCAGCCACTTAATCGCGGATAAAATTCACGCTAGATCTATTGGGCCTTACTCTTTAGTAACTCAGCAGCCTCTTGGGGGTAAAGCTCAGATGGGAGGTCAAAGATTTGGGGAGATGGAGGTGTGGGCTTTGGAGGCTTATGGGGTAGCTCATATGCTTCAAGAGATTCTCACAGTAAAATCTGACGACGTTTCTGGACGAACAAGGATTTACGAATCTATTGTTAAAGGAGAAAATCTTCTTAAATCAGGTACACCTGAGTCGTTTAACGTTTTAATTAAAGAAATGCAAGGTTTAGGACTTGATGTCCGTCCTATGGTAGTAGATGCTTAA
- the rplL gene encoding 50S ribosomal protein L7/L12 yields the protein MTTQSLETLVETLSSLTVLELAALKKLLEEKWDVTAAAPMMAVAAGAAVGGGDAAPAESTEFAVTLEDVPADKKIGVLKVVREVTGLALKEAKEMTEGLPKTVKEKTSKSDAEDTVKKLQDAGAKASFKGL from the coding sequence GTGACGACACAAAGTTTGGAAACTTTAGTAGAGACATTAAGCAGCTTAACAGTGTTAGAATTAGCTGCTTTGAAAAAATTGTTAGAAGAAAAATGGGATGTCACTGCTGCTGCTCCTATGATGGCTGTTGCTGCTGGCGCTGCTGTTGGAGGTGGTGATGCCGCTCCTGCTGAGTCGACAGAATTTGCTGTGACCTTAGAAGATGTTCCTGCAGATAAAAAAATCGGCGTTTTAAAAGTTGTCCGAGAAGTTACTGGATTAGCTTTAAAGGAAGCTAAAGAAATGACAGAAGGTTTACCTAAAACTGTTAAAGAAAAAACTTCTAAGTCTGATGCTGAGGATACTGTTAAAAAATTACAAGATGCCGGGGCAAAAGCTTCCTTTAAGGGCTTGTAA
- the rplJ gene encoding 50S ribosomal protein L10 yields the protein MKEEKKLLLQEVEEKISASQGFILLRYLGFTAAYSREFRNSLSGVSAEFEVLKKRIFFKAMESAGFDIDSSDTGGHLGVVFAYDDAVSAAKQVLDFNKQHNDSLVFLAGRIDSANLSGKEVEAVAKLPSVKELRQQVVGLLAAPMSQVVGIMASALSGVISCIDQKTQKN from the coding sequence ATGAAAGAAGAAAAGAAATTACTCCTTCAAGAGGTAGAAGAGAAAATCTCCGCATCCCAAGGTTTTATTTTATTAAGATATCTTGGATTTACAGCAGCATATTCTAGAGAGTTTCGTAACTCGCTCTCCGGAGTTTCTGCAGAATTTGAAGTATTAAAAAAGAGAATTTTTTTCAAGGCCATGGAAAGTGCTGGTTTTGATATAGATTCTTCGGATACCGGAGGACATCTAGGCGTAGTATTTGCTTATGATGATGCTGTTTCTGCAGCAAAACAAGTATTAGATTTTAATAAACAACATAACGATTCACTAGTTTTTCTCGCCGGACGAATTGATAGCGCTAACTTGTCGGGCAAAGAAGTAGAGGCTGTTGCCAAATTGCCTTCAGTAAAAGAATTGAGACAACAAGTTGTAGGACTGTTAGCTGCTCCTATGTCTCAGGTTGTTGGAATTATGGCCTCGGCTCTTTCTGGTGTTATCTCCTGTATCGACCAGAAAACACAAAAAAACTAA
- the rplA gene encoding 50S ribosomal protein L1: MTKHGKRIRGILKSYDFSKSYSLQEAIDILKQCPTVRFDQTVDVSIKLGIDPKKSDQQIRGSVSLPNGTGKTLKILVFAAGEKAKEALDAGADFVGSDDLVERIKGGWVDFDVAVATPDMMREVGKLGKVLGPRNLMPTPKAGTVTMDVTKAIAELRKGKIEFKADRAGVCNAGVGKLSFDGNLLKENIEALCSALIKAKPPAAKGQYLVSFTVSSTMGPGISIDTRELMAS; the protein is encoded by the coding sequence ATGACAAAACATGGAAAACGTATACGAGGCATCTTAAAAAGCTATGATTTTTCAAAGTCATATTCTTTGCAAGAAGCTATAGATATTTTAAAACAATGTCCCACAGTGCGCTTTGATCAAACTGTTGACGTATCTATAAAATTAGGAATAGATCCGAAGAAAAGTGATCAACAAATTCGTGGATCTGTTTCTTTGCCTAATGGTACAGGAAAGACTTTAAAAATTCTTGTGTTTGCTGCTGGAGAAAAGGCTAAGGAGGCGTTAGACGCCGGAGCTGATTTCGTGGGCAGCGATGATCTGGTTGAAAGAATTAAAGGTGGTTGGGTCGATTTTGATGTCGCTGTTGCCACTCCAGATATGATGCGTGAAGTTGGGAAGTTGGGTAAGGTTTTAGGACCTAGAAATCTTATGCCTACACCTAAAGCTGGTACAGTAACTATGGATGTTACTAAAGCTATCGCTGAGTTGCGCAAGGGAAAAATTGAATTTAAAGCAGATCGCGCCGGAGTATGTAATGCTGGTGTAGGTAAGCTATCATTTGATGGAAACCTTCTTAAAGAAAATATTGAAGCTTTATGCTCTGCTTTAATCAAAGCTAAGCCGCCGGCAGCTAAAGGGCAATACCTAGTATCATTTACCGTTTCTTCGACTATGGGGCCGGGCATTTCTATAGATACTAGAGAGTTAATGGCGTCTTAA
- the rplK gene encoding 50S ribosomal protein L11, which translates to MSNKKVIKLIKLQIPGGKANPAPPIGPALGAAGVNIMGFCKEFNAATQDRPGDLLPVVITVYSDKTFTFITKQPPVSSLIKKALNLESGSKIPNRNKVGKLTQAQVTAIAEQKMKDMDVVLLDSAKRMVEGTARSMGIDVE; encoded by the coding sequence ATGTCGAATAAAAAGGTAATTAAGTTAATTAAACTGCAAATTCCTGGTGGCAAAGCCAATCCAGCTCCTCCAATAGGACCTGCTTTAGGTGCTGCTGGCGTGAATATTATGGGATTTTGCAAAGAGTTTAATGCTGCAACGCAAGATCGTCCTGGGGACCTATTGCCGGTAGTAATTACTGTTTATTCAGATAAAACTTTTACATTCATAACCAAACAACCTCCCGTATCTTCTTTGATCAAAAAGGCATTGAATCTAGAGTCTGGATCTAAAATTCCTAACAGAAATAAAGTTGGAAAATTGACTCAGGCACAGGTAACAGCTATTGCCGAACAAAAAATGAAAGATATGGACGTCGTTCTTCTTGATTCAGCAAAACGCATGGTGGAAGGAACAGCCCGAAGTATGGGTATAGACGTCGAGTAA
- the nusG gene encoding transcription termination/antitermination protein NusG, with the protein MFKWYVVQVFTAQEKKVKKALEDFKESSGMTDFIQEIVLPIENVMEVKKGEHKVVEKFIWPGYLLIKMHLTDESWLYVKNNPGVVEFLGGGVPLALSEDEVRNILKDLEEKKAGVVQKHKFDVGSRVKINDGVFVNFIGVVSEVFHDKGRLSVMVSIFGRETRVDDLEFWQVEEVALEQESE; encoded by the coding sequence ATGTTTAAGTGGTATGTCGTTCAAGTTTTTACGGCTCAAGAAAAAAAAGTTAAAAAAGCTTTAGAGGATTTTAAAGAATCATCTGGAATGACGGATTTTATACAAGAAATTGTCTTGCCTATAGAAAACGTTATGGAAGTAAAAAAAGGTGAACATAAGGTAGTCGAGAAGTTCATCTGGCCGGGGTACTTATTAATTAAAATGCATCTGACGGACGAGTCTTGGTTATATGTAAAAAATAATCCTGGCGTTGTTGAATTTTTAGGTGGAGGAGTTCCTCTAGCTTTATCTGAAGATGAAGTGCGAAACATTTTAAAAGATCTCGAAGAGAAGAAGGCCGGTGTTGTACAAAAACATAAATTTGATGTTGGCTCTAGAGTCAAAATTAATGATGGTGTTTTTGTAAATTTCATTGGTGTTGTTTCTGAAGTTTTCCATGATAAGGGACGCCTTAGTGTCATGGTATCCATCTTTGGAAGAGAAACTCGTGTTGATGATTTAGAGTTTTGGCAAGTGGAAGAGGTTGCTCTGGAACAAGAAAGTGAATAA
- the secE gene encoding preprotein translocase subunit SecE, protein MKQRNHQETLSKKISKAKKQAGAGFLDEIKKIEWVSKRDLKRYVKIVIASIFGLGFSIYCVDLVFRKLLTLLSSITGFLFG, encoded by the coding sequence ATGAAACAACGCAATCACCAAGAGACACTCTCTAAAAAAATCTCTAAAGCTAAAAAGCAAGCAGGAGCTGGCTTTCTAGACGAAATTAAAAAAATTGAATGGGTCAGTAAGCGTGATCTGAAAAGATACGTTAAAATTGTGATAGCAAGTATTTTTGGCTTAGGCTTTTCTATATATTGTGTGGATCTAGTGTTTCGTAAGCTACTTACGTTGCTAAGTAGTATAACAGGCTTTTTGTTTGGTTAG